The proteins below are encoded in one region of Halocatena salina:
- a CDS encoding class I SAM-dependent methyltransferase: MTTPNSRIESFYGRWVGVYDILATAIAPTAWRARAVDALELSRGDTVVELGCGTGANFPLLRKRVGPSGRVVGVDLTPAMLQRARRRVERAGWDNITLLRGDAGQPPISDANAVLGTFVVGLLSDPAAAVETWCTLATDRIALLDGASSAHPIGRLCNPLFGAFVAAGTPADSVRETVRRIITCDDARQRLDDAVRRSRNALRDHTTNHRMETFAMGFLGLMSGTPVRS, encoded by the coding sequence GTGACGACGCCGAACAGCCGAATCGAGTCGTTTTACGGGCGCTGGGTGGGTGTATACGACATTCTCGCAACGGCCATCGCTCCCACCGCGTGGCGGGCGCGGGCGGTCGACGCACTCGAACTCTCGCGGGGCGATACGGTCGTGGAACTGGGCTGTGGGACGGGCGCGAACTTCCCGCTACTCCGAAAACGGGTTGGACCGAGCGGTCGCGTCGTGGGGGTCGATCTGACGCCAGCGATGCTACAGCGAGCACGACGGCGCGTCGAACGCGCCGGCTGGGACAACATCACGCTGCTCCGGGGGGACGCAGGCCAGCCCCCTATCAGCGATGCGAACGCGGTGTTGGGCACTTTCGTCGTTGGGCTGCTTTCCGATCCGGCGGCGGCTGTCGAAACGTGGTGTACCCTTGCCACAGATCGTATCGCGCTGCTTGACGGTGCTTCGAGTGCCCACCCGATCGGACGGCTCTGCAACCCCCTGTTCGGCGCGTTCGTCGCCGCCGGAACCCCTGCTGACTCGGTTCGGGAGACGGTTCGTCGGATTATTACATGCGATGATGCTCGGCAACGACTCGACGACGCCGTCCGTCGCTCCCGGAACGCACTCCGTGACCACACCACGAATCACCGGATGGAAACGTTCGCGATGGGGTTTCTTGGACTCATGAGCGGCACACCTGTACGTTCGTGA
- a CDS encoding thiamine-phosphate synthase family protein produces MRFIEEVIVEEFLPTFRSMLAEELRDRGLTQNEVAGLLGISQSAVSKYAHGEIERHEAVLNDTRVIDLVSRLGNGLADGEMSRVQALVETEVLVRQLERGDLLATMHEESMPELSAYDGGFDIHDADSTLRATEQTLSSVRQGLRILERTSGFATLIPAVGSNLVECLPGATGVDDVAAVPGRILDVKGRATVPTEPEFGASGHVATVLLVAREAGVDARGALNIAYAPEIIDRLEATGHSTAAFDPEPELSTAITETMDEQIDALYQTGGMGIEPAIYLLGTDAPTVSTIARDLTDVGSRTES; encoded by the coding sequence ATGCGCTTCATCGAGGAGGTCATCGTCGAGGAGTTTTTACCGACGTTCCGTTCGATGCTCGCCGAGGAGCTTCGGGATCGAGGACTCACCCAAAACGAGGTCGCCGGACTGTTGGGGATCAGCCAGTCAGCAGTCTCGAAATACGCCCACGGAGAGATCGAGCGCCACGAAGCGGTGTTGAACGACACGCGCGTGATCGATCTCGTGTCCCGTCTCGGTAACGGGCTCGCCGACGGAGAGATGAGCCGCGTGCAGGCGCTCGTGGAGACGGAAGTACTCGTACGCCAACTCGAGCGCGGGGATCTTCTCGCCACCATGCACGAAGAGTCGATGCCGGAGCTATCAGCCTACGACGGCGGATTCGACATCCACGACGCCGACAGTACGCTCCGAGCCACCGAACAGACACTTTCGTCGGTCCGCCAAGGGCTGCGCATACTCGAACGCACCAGTGGGTTTGCGACGCTCATTCCTGCTGTCGGCTCGAACCTCGTGGAGTGTCTCCCGGGTGCGACGGGCGTCGATGACGTGGCGGCTGTCCCGGGGCGGATCCTCGATGTGAAAGGACGGGCAACCGTTCCCACAGAGCCCGAGTTCGGCGCGAGTGGGCACGTCGCAACGGTCCTTCTGGTGGCTCGTGAGGCTGGTGTCGACGCTCGCGGAGCGCTGAACATCGCCTACGCTCCGGAGATCATCGACCGACTCGAAGCGACGGGACACTCGACAGCAGCCTTCGATCCCGAACCGGAGTTGTCTACCGCCATCACCGAGACGATGGACGAACAGATCGATGCCCTCTACCAGACCGGAGGAATGGGCATCGAACCAGCTATTTATCTTCTGGGAACGGACGCGCCGACCGTCTCGACGATCGCCCGGGATCTCACCGATGTCGGATCGAGGACCGAATCGTGA
- a CDS encoding proteasome assembly chaperone family protein gives MATITIENEVDLEEPTCIEGLPGVGLVGKIAADHIIDTFDMTYHAAVQCSGLPPVAIYHDEDSELKPPVRLYADAERDLLVLHSEVPIAAESREAFANCVVGWLESNDVTPLFLSGLPKQGQGQTDDEEQRTKIGGEHSPELFGVATGDGTDHLDAAGIVPPKQSGAMSGPTGALLHEALDRGLTSVGLVVESNPQFPDPNASKALLDHGIAPITGLDIDTSPLTEQAEEIQTARQRLATQMQQAKTEESSQATPLRGFQ, from the coding sequence AGGAACCGACGTGTATCGAGGGGCTACCGGGCGTCGGTCTCGTGGGGAAGATCGCCGCAGACCACATCATAGACACGTTTGACATGACGTACCACGCTGCCGTTCAGTGTTCGGGGCTACCGCCGGTGGCCATCTACCACGACGAAGACTCCGAACTCAAACCGCCCGTGAGGCTGTACGCCGACGCCGAGCGCGACCTGTTGGTGTTGCACAGCGAGGTTCCGATCGCCGCCGAAAGCCGAGAGGCGTTTGCGAACTGCGTCGTCGGGTGGCTCGAATCGAACGACGTAACGCCACTGTTTCTCAGCGGGCTGCCCAAGCAGGGTCAAGGACAGACGGACGACGAGGAGCAGCGCACGAAGATCGGCGGAGAACACAGCCCGGAGTTGTTCGGCGTCGCCACGGGAGACGGAACCGACCACCTCGACGCCGCTGGGATCGTTCCTCCCAAACAGAGCGGTGCCATGAGCGGACCCACAGGGGCGCTGCTCCACGAAGCACTCGACAGGGGACTGACGAGCGTCGGTCTCGTCGTCGAATCGAACCCGCAGTTTCCCGATCCCAATGCCTCGAAAGCCCTGCTCGACCACGGGATCGCGCCCATCACAGGACTCGATATCGACACCTCTCCCCTCACCGAGCAAGCCGAGGAGATCCAAACGGCGCGCCAACGACTGGCCACGCAAATGCAACAAGCCAAAACTGAAGAGAGCTCACAAGCCACACCGCTGCGGGGCTTCCAGTGA
- a CDS encoding type I 3-dehydroquinate dehydratase, which yields MEFDSFVLAAATDDLSQSVTGEYADAVEFRIDLADEPLEQLSEYDGGLPIIATNRVEWEGGEASDTPDRLEALRTATEHPRVEAIDVELSAVAAGDGLAVIEDARDRDVSVIVSTHDFEETPSGPEMQRLLSRAGEYGDVGKLAVTASTLDDVLQLLAVTRARTQTGQQVATMAMGAVGRHSRAVAPLYGSRIGYAPVDPDHATAPGQYDLETLRRLIEQLKAE from the coding sequence ATGGAATTCGATTCGTTCGTGCTCGCGGCTGCCACAGACGATCTCTCTCAGTCCGTTACTGGAGAGTACGCCGACGCGGTGGAGTTTCGGATCGATCTCGCAGACGAGCCGCTCGAGCAGCTTTCGGAATACGATGGAGGGTTGCCGATCATTGCGACCAACCGCGTCGAGTGGGAGGGCGGTGAGGCGAGCGACACGCCCGATCGGCTCGAAGCCCTCCGAACAGCAACGGAACATCCACGGGTCGAGGCGATCGATGTGGAACTGTCGGCCGTCGCGGCGGGCGATGGGTTGGCGGTGATCGAGGACGCACGGGACCGTGATGTATCGGTGATCGTGTCAACCCACGACTTCGAGGAGACGCCCAGCGGACCGGAGATGCAGCGCCTCCTCTCTCGGGCTGGTGAGTACGGCGATGTGGGAAAGCTGGCGGTGACTGCCTCAACGCTCGACGACGTGTTACAGTTGCTTGCTGTCACGCGAGCGCGTACGCAGACCGGCCAGCAGGTGGCAACGATGGCGATGGGAGCCGTGGGACGTCACTCCCGGGCTGTCGCCCCGCTGTACGGCTCACGGATCGGCTATGCACCGGTCGATCCCGATCACGCGACCGCTCCCGGCCAGTACGACCTCGAAACGCTCAGACGCCTGATCGAGCAGCTCAAAGCGGAGTGA
- the dcd gene encoding dCTP deaminase produces the protein MILSDVDILDRLESGNLVVEPLDDVDLQIQPASVDLRLGRAFLEFQRTNISCIHPNSEREVEEYVEETTVDENGDFILHPGDFVLGTTHERVEIPPDLIAHVEGRSSLGRLAVVVHATAGLCDPGFRGKITLELSNLGTAPVALTPGMRISQLTFTELTTRAERPYGTDRGSKYQDQVGPEASRIQGDREFGGDQ, from the coding sequence ATGATACTCTCCGATGTGGACATCCTCGATCGGCTCGAATCGGGAAATCTCGTCGTCGAGCCGCTCGACGATGTGGATCTTCAGATCCAGCCAGCCAGCGTTGATCTCCGTCTCGGACGGGCGTTTCTGGAGTTTCAGCGGACGAACATCTCGTGTATCCACCCCAACAGCGAGCGGGAGGTCGAGGAGTACGTCGAGGAGACGACCGTCGACGAAAACGGTGATTTCATCCTCCATCCGGGTGATTTCGTGCTCGGAACGACACACGAGCGAGTCGAAATCCCTCCGGACCTCATCGCACACGTCGAAGGACGATCCTCACTGGGCCGGCTCGCGGTCGTAGTCCATGCTACTGCCGGTCTCTGTGATCCCGGCTTCCGTGGAAAGATCACGCTCGAACTGTCGAATCTCGGGACGGCTCCGGTCGCGCTCACGCCCGGAATGCGGATCTCTCAGCTGACGTTCACGGAGTTGACGACCCGTGCAGAACGACCGTACGGCACCGACCGCGGATCGAAATATCAGGATCAGGTCGGGCCAGAAGCCTCCCGCATCCAAGGCGATCGGGAGTTCGGGGGTGACCAATGA
- the truD gene encoding tRNA pseudouridine(13) synthase TruD — protein MYRSQPAERSIGIETYVSDADGIGGRLRDHISDFRVREREAVDLQPVDADIGSYPVLVFRATLRNRDTNGFVDDLASQLGISRERVTWAGTKDKRAITTQLFSIRDFEQNTLPSVSGGEIEIVGRMGRPVLYGDHRGNDFEIVVRGVHPNAATRTATITTALQQFGGERTDNGSETTVGVPNFFGPQRFGTIRPVTHEVGLAIVRGNWEQAVMAYLGNPSEDEPAETRAAREYVERTHDWDGAVERFPSYLRHERAIAHRLIETDATDPDRFRKALTAVPTNLQTLFVHAAQSYLFNRMLSQRFERGLPFDRPIAGDVVCFLDDQDRPDPDRCQRVTDSRTETIARHCDRGRAFVTAPLVGSDTELSDGEQGEIEREVLDAVDLTPGAFELPGAFDSTGTRRPILLRTDLSIDTEATDEKAVAFAFSLPNGAYATVLLREYMKVPPSAME, from the coding sequence ATGTATCGGTCACAGCCAGCCGAACGGTCGATCGGAATCGAAACGTACGTGAGCGATGCGGATGGGATCGGTGGCCGTCTCCGGGATCACATATCCGATTTCCGGGTTCGTGAGCGCGAGGCGGTTGATCTCCAGCCAGTGGACGCCGACATCGGCTCGTACCCTGTTCTCGTCTTCCGTGCGACACTCAGAAACCGGGATACGAACGGGTTCGTAGACGACCTCGCCAGTCAACTGGGTATCAGCCGCGAGCGGGTCACGTGGGCGGGAACGAAAGACAAACGCGCGATCACTACACAGCTGTTTTCGATACGCGACTTCGAGCAGAACACCCTACCGTCGGTGTCCGGCGGGGAAATAGAGATCGTTGGTCGCATGGGTCGCCCGGTGTTGTACGGCGATCACCGGGGAAACGACTTCGAGATCGTCGTCCGGGGAGTACACCCGAATGCCGCCACCCGGACCGCCACGATCACGACAGCCCTCCAACAGTTCGGTGGTGAGCGGACGGACAACGGAAGTGAGACAACGGTGGGCGTGCCGAACTTCTTCGGACCACAGCGCTTCGGAACGATACGCCCAGTTACCCACGAGGTCGGGCTTGCCATCGTTCGTGGCAACTGGGAGCAAGCCGTGATGGCGTATCTGGGAAACCCTTCCGAGGACGAACCGGCCGAGACGCGAGCCGCACGTGAGTACGTCGAGCGGACCCACGATTGGGACGGCGCAGTTGAGCGGTTTCCGTCGTATCTCCGCCACGAGCGGGCGATCGCTCACCGGCTCATCGAAACGGACGCGACTGACCCGGATCGCTTCCGAAAGGCACTGACGGCCGTCCCGACGAACCTACAGACCCTGTTCGTTCACGCGGCCCAGTCGTACTTGTTCAACCGAATGCTCTCACAGCGCTTCGAACGTGGCTTGCCGTTCGATCGGCCGATCGCGGGAGACGTGGTCTGTTTCCTTGACGATCAGGACCGTCCCGATCCCGATCGGTGCCAGCGGGTAACCGACTCCCGAACCGAGACGATCGCACGACACTGTGACCGGGGTCGGGCGTTCGTCACTGCCCCACTTGTCGGAAGCGACACGGAACTGAGTGACGGCGAGCAAGGTGAGATCGAACGCGAGGTACTCGATGCGGTGGATCTTACACCCGGTGCGTTCGAGTTGCCCGGTGCGTTCGACTCCACCGGGACCCGACGCCCGATTCTCCTCCGGACGGATCTCTCTATCGACACGGAAGCGACGGACGAGAAGGCAGTTGCGTTCGCGTTTTCCCTCCCAAACGGGGCGTACGCAACGGTGCTCCTCCGCGAGTACATGAAGGTTCCACCGAGCGCGATGGAGTGA
- a CDS encoding DUF7282 domain-containing protein: MRYNLTETHIAGIAAAVLAIVIIVVAVGLMSVAQPSDTEGNGTLSPTVGDITEQTSPETHTPGFTPAPTVTSEQTPTSTTEPPSTEPPPKDNEGVDPNKISVTPMCTDSKSGEAWYELSNKNAETATLSFSSTAGGTSDSIAVQGGGGSAEISIPATNGAALVVEFPGIDNGQHSGTSYQPASKACNGGTDGGTDNGTDGGTDNGTDGGTDNGTDGGTGLTPAVTLSDQTPSDDQTVTIDEASLPNGGFVVLSTEDNPRVAASQKLDSGTKKDVTVSLPQKIDEEKTFTAAIYNDTNGNSQLDENDMPYTNQGSVVSDTATVTPGSEEGDGGWFRLD; encoded by the coding sequence ATGAGATACAATCTAACCGAAACCCACATCGCAGGTATCGCGGCTGCCGTGCTCGCAATCGTCATCATCGTGGTCGCTGTCGGTCTCATGAGCGTCGCTCAACCCTCGGACACCGAGGGGAACGGCACTCTCTCACCGACGGTCGGGGACATAACGGAACAGACGTCTCCCGAGACGCACACGCCTGGATTCACACCGGCACCGACAGTAACGTCGGAGCAAACGCCCACGTCGACGACCGAACCGCCGTCGACAGAGCCACCTCCGAAGGACAACGAAGGGGTTGACCCGAACAAGATCTCGGTCACCCCCATGTGTACCGACTCTAAGAGCGGAGAGGCATGGTACGAACTCAGTAACAAGAACGCAGAAACCGCCACCCTCTCCTTTAGCTCGACTGCTGGTGGAACGAGCGATTCCATCGCTGTTCAAGGCGGAGGGGGATCGGCCGAAATCTCCATTCCAGCGACGAATGGGGCCGCGCTCGTAGTCGAGTTCCCGGGCATCGATAACGGGCAACACAGCGGCACGAGCTACCAGCCGGCGTCGAAAGCGTGTAACGGCGGCACTGACGGCGGGACCGACAACGGTACCGACGGCGGGACCGACAACGGCACCGACGGCGGCACTGACAACGGCACCGACGGCGGCACCGGTCTGACTCCGGCAGTCACCCTCTCGGATCAGACACCCTCGGATGACCAGACAGTCACTATCGATGAGGCCTCGCTGCCGAACGGCGGTTTCGTCGTCCTTTCCACCGAGGACAATCCCCGCGTCGCAGCGTCCCAGAAGCTCGACTCCGGGACCAAAAAAGACGTCACGGTGAGTCTTCCCCAGAAGATAGACGAAGAGAAGACGTTCACGGCGGCCATATACAACGACACCAACGGGAACAGCCAGTTGGATGAAAACGATATGCCGTACACCAACCAAGGAAGTGTCGTCTCCGATACGGCCACCGTAACACCCGGTTCTGAGGAGGGTGACGGTGGATGGTTCAGACTCGATTGA
- the pth2 gene encoding peptidyl-tRNA hydrolase Pth2, producing the protein MKQAIVARTDLGMSRGKLAAQVAHASLSAYEETSEKDRTAWKGGGQKKVVLKADGKRTLFDLADEAQHNGLPHAIVRDAGHTQLDPNTVTTLAVGPASEAAVDAVTGDLSLY; encoded by the coding sequence ATGAAACAAGCGATCGTCGCCCGGACGGATCTCGGTATGAGTCGGGGCAAACTGGCCGCACAGGTCGCCCACGCGTCGCTGTCAGCCTACGAAGAGACCTCCGAAAAGGATCGGACCGCCTGGAAAGGTGGTGGTCAGAAGAAGGTCGTCCTCAAAGCCGATGGGAAACGGACGCTGTTCGATCTCGCGGACGAGGCTCAGCACAACGGACTGCCACACGCTATCGTCCGGGATGCTGGCCATACGCAGCTCGATCCCAACACGGTCACGACACTCGCCGTCGGTCCTGCCAGCGAAGCGGCGGTCGACGCCGTGACCGGCGATCTTTCGTTGTATTGA
- the citZ gene encoding citrate synthase, translating into MSEELKKGLEGVLVAESKLSYIDGEAGQLVYRGYSIDDLAREASYEEVLYLLWHGRLPNHDELQSFSNAMASERAIDGDVLDSIEALAAANEDPMAALRTVVSSLSASDPDTDANPTDRDTNLEKGRRITAKIPTALAAFVRLRNGDEPVAPREDLSHAANFLYMLNDEEPDDVLAETFDMALVLHTDHGLNASTFAATVTASTLADLHSAITSAVGTLSGSLHGGANQNVMSMLKEVDDSSKDPTTWVEDALEDGRRVPGFGHRVYDVKDPRARILSDKSEELGRAAGDTKWYEYSAAIEEYIQSEKGLAPNVDFYSASTYYQMGIPIDTYTPIFALSRVGGWIAHVLEQYDDNRLIRPRARYTGDMEREFTPIDDR; encoded by the coding sequence ATGTCCGAGGAACTGAAAAAGGGGCTAGAGGGCGTGCTCGTTGCCGAGTCCAAGTTGAGCTATATCGATGGGGAGGCTGGGCAACTCGTCTATCGTGGTTATTCGATCGACGATCTGGCCCGTGAAGCCAGCTACGAGGAGGTGTTGTATCTCCTCTGGCACGGTCGATTGCCCAACCACGACGAACTGCAATCGTTTAGCAATGCGATGGCTAGTGAACGAGCCATCGATGGGGACGTACTCGACAGTATCGAGGCGCTCGCCGCCGCCAATGAGGACCCGATGGCTGCGCTTCGAACGGTCGTGTCGTCGTTGTCGGCATCCGATCCCGACACCGACGCCAATCCGACCGACCGCGACACCAATCTCGAGAAGGGACGGCGTATCACTGCCAAGATCCCGACGGCGCTCGCAGCGTTCGTCCGCCTGCGTAACGGGGATGAGCCGGTTGCGCCGCGAGAGGACCTCTCTCACGCCGCGAACTTTCTCTACATGCTCAACGACGAAGAGCCGGACGACGTGCTCGCCGAAACGTTCGACATGGCGCTCGTGTTGCACACGGACCACGGACTGAACGCCTCAACGTTCGCCGCGACGGTTACGGCGTCGACGCTGGCGGATCTTCACAGCGCCATCACCAGCGCCGTCGGAACGCTCAGCGGATCGCTGCACGGTGGCGCAAACCAGAACGTGATGTCGATGTTGAAAGAGGTCGATGACAGTTCCAAGGATCCGACCACGTGGGTGGAAGACGCGCTCGAAGACGGACGTCGCGTTCCCGGGTTCGGTCACCGCGTGTACGACGTCAAAGATCCCCGTGCGCGCATCCTGAGCGATAAATCCGAGGAACTCGGGCGTGCTGCCGGAGACACGAAGTGGTATGAATACAGTGCCGCCATCGAGGAGTACATCCAATCGGAAAAAGGGCTGGCACCGAACGTCGATTTCTATTCGGCGTCGACATACTACCAGATGGGGATCCCGATCGACACGTACACACCCATCTTCGCGTTGTCACGCGTGGGTGGATGGATCGCTCACGTCCTCGAACAGTACGATGACAACCGGCTCATTCGCCCGCGCGCTCGCTACACTGGCGACATGGAGCGCGAATTCACACCAATCGACGATCGATAA
- the ilvA gene encoding threonine ammonia-lyase — translation MLSFDDVFVARDRIEGTVRQTPLERSNTFSQRTGADVRLKLELFQRTGAFKLRGATNRIKTLSESERESGVVTASAGNHAQGVALAASRADVDSTIVMPEHAPISKVDATEGYGGTVVLHGQDYNEAQRRAHAIEREEDRIYLHAFDDPAVMAGQGTIGLEIMDDCPEVDTVIVPIGGGGLIAGIATAIKGLDPDVRVVGVQASGAASAAKSFENNEIVELDTVDTIADGIATRRIGEKPFEVIRERVDSVVTVSDAEIAMAISLLVERSKIVVEGAGATALAAVLAGAVEYDTDETIVSLLSGGNIDPNVLTTVLMRGLVQSGRYVKLKTVLKDRPGALMDLTRIIADNRANVYGIQHDRTARDIGMGSAEVVLDLETRGPDHVDQLIDSLEENGYPIEMLV, via the coding sequence ATGCTTTCGTTCGACGATGTTTTTGTTGCCCGCGACCGGATCGAAGGAACCGTTCGACAGACACCACTCGAACGGTCGAATACGTTTTCCCAGCGTACGGGAGCGGACGTTCGGCTGAAGCTCGAACTGTTCCAGCGGACGGGAGCGTTCAAGCTCCGGGGGGCGACGAACCGTATCAAGACGTTGAGCGAGTCAGAGCGCGAGTCCGGTGTCGTTACGGCCAGTGCTGGCAATCACGCCCAAGGGGTGGCGTTAGCCGCAAGCAGGGCGGACGTTGATTCGACGATCGTCATGCCCGAACACGCTCCGATCTCGAAAGTCGACGCGACCGAGGGGTACGGTGGCACCGTCGTTCTTCACGGCCAGGATTACAACGAGGCACAACGCCGTGCACACGCGATCGAACGCGAAGAGGATCGCATCTACCTCCACGCGTTCGACGATCCGGCCGTGATGGCTGGCCAAGGAACGATCGGACTGGAGATCATGGACGACTGTCCGGAGGTCGACACTGTCATCGTGCCGATCGGTGGGGGAGGACTGATCGCGGGTATCGCAACCGCCATAAAGGGACTCGATCCCGACGTGCGCGTGGTGGGGGTACAAGCGAGCGGAGCCGCAAGCGCCGCAAAATCGTTCGAGAACAACGAAATCGTCGAATTGGACACGGTCGATACGATCGCTGATGGCATCGCAACCCGCCGGATCGGGGAGAAACCGTTCGAAGTCATTCGAGAACGGGTTGATTCGGTCGTGACCGTCTCGGATGCGGAGATCGCCATGGCGATCTCGTTGCTGGTCGAGCGCTCGAAGATCGTCGTCGAAGGGGCCGGTGCGACTGCGCTTGCGGCCGTGCTTGCCGGCGCGGTCGAGTACGACACCGATGAAACGATCGTCTCGCTGTTGAGCGGCGGAAACATCGATCCGAACGTACTCACGACTGTCCTTATGCGGGGATTGGTCCAAAGCGGACGGTACGTCAAACTCAAGACCGTGCTGAAAGATCGCCCCGGCGCGCTCATGGATCTCACCCGGATCATCGCCGACAACCGCGCGAACGTGTATGGCATTCAGCACGATCGGACGGCACGGGACATCGGGATGGGATCGGCGGAGGTCGTGCTCGATCTCGAAACGCGGGGTCCCGACCACGTTGATCAACTCATCGATTCGCTCGAAGAGAACGGCTACCCGATCGAAATGCTCGTGTGA